The genome window GCGAACTTAATATCTTGACACGATAGTAGATAGGGTGGGGGGAGAAGCAGGGAGGGGATGGGCGTAGCGGCGGGGAGGGGATGAGGCGCGATGGCGGCGGGGAAGCAAGGGCGAAGAATGGGAGCAAAACGTGGAGGCGGGCGAGCGTGAATGATCAGACGACCATGCATCGTGCGGGCGAGGGGGCACTATCTGATGGCGAGCGTGCGTCCGTTCTTCCAACTTGGCTAACGATACATGGATTACTGCTTTTTTAGGTAGGAGAGATTGAACTCTTAGTTCGGGTAAAAGGAAAAGCATACATCACTTGACTGCGAAGCTTCTTCAATGACATACtgttggtgaatcaggaaccaggggtcctgaatcccgaggccagactagcaatccgccacgtggcaccttcccgcaGGGCTCGTCTCCGCGAgatacgaaaagactaagtcccgagagcgggcgctcggggccacaagcAGTGGTCatcgagtacccgggttccccgatgatccgcgaagaccaagtgaccgggaagagagtgctcggggaggtgaacagtgactcccgagcacctaagtcccccgacgaccaggaaagccgagtaccgggaagagagtgctcggggaggtgaacagtgacctccgagcacccgagtaccccgaggacccaaggaagatagttccgggagagagtgttcggggccgtgaacagtggcccctgagcactcggttccccgaggaccaagagagggcgttcccaggagagagtgctcggggaggtgaacagtgacccccgagcactcggttccctgatgGCCCAAGGAGTCTtccgtcggtggcccccacagaggtccagcgatgaggtgtcagccagtgaaaaggcccgataccgcatttaagagggcacgtggcatgtcacctccaactgctcccgccacgctcggtgtcagtccctaccacattctggcagaagggcatggggacatttaatgcacgggtcccatcccgcatcatccgacgcgcctcgggatagcgtcgcgaggcccgaggcgccccgtttgccgccctgctgtggcaggcgtacaagaccgaacggacACGCTGGGCcactctgtggctgcccggtgggccctctccacggcgcttGTTGCTAGCGCCATTATGATGACCAAAGAACGGGcagggggcgcattttcaaccccccgtcacttcgcgcagaggtcatgatgactgcctttccatttatggcgcatTGTAACTCGTGCCATCCCTTTCGGAGCACGCTAccaccggcgagtatttaagggagctggcgggcacggacaaagacagcgAACAGAAGAACCCGAATCTGAGTGAATCCAGGGTGAATTGAAGGACAACTCTTgaactctcagacacttgctcagagaccgaagaacatcttcgtacaagcatagaagctgagaccaccgaagaacaaggagcccgaagctctaggatagacatatattcttgtaactagcacattcctgagagacattcttagggaatttatagcatccacacaggagtatggtattacgctcagtgcggcccgaacctgtctaaaaatccctccagtgcatttactgcgttctgcattagatcattccacaccACCTGTCATTGCatttatatccatttatttctccagcaaacatattcagaatcatcccccccggccgaatctcaaaaaagggtccctcaggatccctacgatagaagttaaccctccgacacatACGGTTCACTGGATAATCATCAATGCCTTCATCCCTTCAAACAATTGTTGTGGTTTCATCTGTCCTCTGCAGTGAAGGACAAGGTAGAAGAAAATATTTGGCAATGTTGAGCATTGGGTAGCGGAGGTGTGGGCTGGGGAGTGAAGGTGCGGGGAGCTAGTGTGGAGCAATGGGCCGGCCAGGGTGCAGATGAGCCGAAGTGGTGTCGGAGGAGATCAGCACCTGCGGTGGCCCCGGTGGAGCAGCGCAAGCTGGCGGCAGTGACGGGAGAGGCGGCGGCCAGGCGTGAGAGCCAGCCGATGCGGGGAGGATCTGGGTATAGCCATTGCAGCAGGGGATTGGCCGGGTGGGCAATGGATCGACCGATCCAGGCGGAGCCACGACGGCGGCAGATCGAGGAGCCGCGCGGACGGGCCAGGACGGGGCCGATCCGGCACGGATCAGACCGGTGGAGcacggcggtggtggcggcgcaaGAAGCCGGGGCGAGGCGGATGAGCGAGTGTACCGGAGACCGACAGTGCGGGTGGAAGACCGGCGATCCAACCTGATCAGCCCCGCCGGCGAACTTAATATCTTGACGTGGCAGCAAATAGGGTGGTGGGGGGAGAAGCGGGGAGGGGATGGGGCGTAGCGGCGGTTAGGGGATGAGGCGCGATGGCGGCGGGGAAGCAAGGGCGAAGAACGGGAGCAAAACGTGAAGGCGGGCGAGCTTGCACGATCGGACGGCCATGCACCGTGTAGGTGAGGGGGCACTATCTAATGATGAGCGTGGGTCTGTTCTTCCGACTTGGTTGAAGATATATAGATTACTGTTTTTTCAAGTAGGAGAGATATGCCACAATGTTTAATGCTTATTGTGGACTATATGGCCACGGCGGCCAGATCTGGTTGCTCTGTTCCTCCCCGAGTTTGTGGCGCACCTCCAAGTCGTGCTTCTTCCCCAACCACGTTGTGGTAGTTAAGCTCGTCATGGCCAGGTGTCGAGCGACCAAATCCGACGGTAGCAACCATGGAGCTCGTCATCCCCGAGGTCCAGGTGGGCAGATCTGGAGGCAACCTCCATGACGGCGGCTTCCCCGACCTCTCTGACCTTGCGGCGGCTCCCAACAGCGGTGGCTTCTCCGACCTCGCGAAGCCTCCGAGTGCTGGCAGGAGCAGCAACGACGCTGGCACAACGGAGTTGGAGGATGGAGGAGGGGAGTAGAGATTAAGGGCCCGTTTGATTGCCTGGCGCGACATAGACCTGGCCCTACGCGTGCAGCGTGTGGCTGTTGGGTTGCTTGGACGCGGGTTGGCCTAGACGCGCGCGTGCAGCGAAAGCCTGTTTGGTTGGCTGAACGCGCGCGTGCAGACGCGCGCACGAGCCAGTCCGCACGGATGCGAAAACGTTATGCCGGCCTAGCTCTACGGAAACAGATTTTATCCATTTTTCTGCCGAGCCAAGCCGGTGGGAGCCAGGCCAATCCCAATGCACGCGCAGGGCCGAgtaaccaaacagcccctaaaTGCATTATCTATTACTTACGACTCAGATATAAGACTATAATCAGGATGATTAGTGAAATACAAATGAGCCGGTTCACTTGAACAAGACGGTCTTATTTGGTTGTCTATATGGGATAACGTTAGTTTtgtctttatttagatatttgatttatataataatttgatatggatattttttattctaacattaattttaattattattaattttattctatttggactttttatttatatattttatttatcaaATCATATGAAAATTGAAATGTTAATTTTTCATAGAGAAGGATGTGTATAAGACTGCTCAaatttcgaatttagctatttattaattttatttgatatgaacttatagtttctgaatttatttattaattgtatttgatatacatttttttattaaatctaAACTGtttgataataataataataataataataataataataataataataataattggtTTATATTATTTTAGATTAATGTGAGCAAATATGGTGGCTACTCTTTCCTAACGATGGAAGGTTTAGATccttcaaataataatataatagaagaTTAATTTGCACCCTGACGAGCACAGACCCGCAAGCCACCCAGACGGCCAGACCGGTACACCAAACCGAGACGCTAACCCAACCCACCCAGACAGCCAGGCTGATGGCCGCCGCATCGCCGGATTCCGGCGACCTCATCCTGGTCGAGCCGGCGAAGCCGGGGTCACCGGTCGCCGTGGTGACCATCAACCGCCCCGCGGCGCTGAACGCGCTGACGCGGCCGATGATGATCTCCCTGGCCGCTGCGTTCCGGCGGCTGGGCGCCGATGACGGCGTGGCGGCGGTGGTGCTTGCGGGGCGCGGGCGCGCGTTCTGCTCTGGGGTGGACCTGACAGCGGCGGAGGAGGTGTTCAAGGGCGACGTGAAGGACCCCGCCGCTAACCCCGTCGCGCAGATGGAGCTCTGCCGCAAGCCCGTCGTCGGCGCGGTCGCCGGGTTCGCCGTAACGGCCGGCTTCGAGATCGCCCTCGCCTGCGACATCCTCGTCGCCGGACGCTCCGCCATGTTCCTCGACACACATGCCAAGTGCGTTCCCCTCCCCCACTTTTTTCATCTTATGATCTGCTCGAAAGTAGTATACTGCAACAAGTACGCTTTCGCTGTTCCAGCGAGTATGATTACCATTTCGAGGCACTCTATTTAGTCTGTTTAATTATTCCTAAGTTAAGGAGCACCTAAAAATACAAATTTGCGCTAGGTGATCCGTGAGCTCGATACCTATCTCACTTATACTACACAACGGTAGGATTCTAGTGTGCCGGTGTGCGATGCACTATAAATCAGAAAACGCTGCAAAGCCTTGGTTttgggaagaactcaagaacccGCTAAATTCTCAATGTTTGGTTTGGGTAACATCGGGAGAACACAATAAACTTTTCTGGAAGGTAAACTTCCAGTGTTTTCTTTTAGTAATGGTATATAGAAC of Phragmites australis chromosome 3, lpPhrAust1.1, whole genome shotgun sequence contains these proteins:
- the LOC133912361 gene encoding probable enoyl-CoA hydratase 1, peroxisomal; the protein is MAAASPDSGDLILVEPAKPGSPVAVVTINRPAALNALTRPMMISLAAAFRRLGADDGVAAVVLAGRGRAFCSGVDLTAAEEVFKGDVKDPAANPVAQMELCRKPVVGAVAGFAVTAGFEIALACDILVAGRSAMFLDTHAKFGIFPSWGLSQKLSRVIGPNRAREVSLSCMPVTAEMAERWGLVNHVVDDNQVLSKAIEVAEAIARNNHNLVVLYKSVINDGLLLDLEHARALEKERAHNYYNGMTKEQFANMQKFIQGRSSKAPSKL